The following are from one region of the Actinomyces sp. oral taxon 897 genome:
- a CDS encoding variant leucine-rich repeat-containing protein — MTASPSSPADPPGPSSQPSPTNSGAAGSDADADRLAASSPSTPAAELARIAASRPDLHPALATNPATYPDLVDWLRTSPDPAVQTALTQRTAAPAQPEPTQAAPAQAKAPAKTTDAPTNPSTSTAPAPTAKTKRKTRLPRPAVIAVVLVTVLVLSSAAWAGIRFLGAGSSPVSGPAENASKTPSAGPTTNVAVPDAAWADGAHEAWSLDAGEKERTSITVVDDQLFVTTYTPESTPASMIAYSISGAEPEKQWETQMRDMEGYQRGVWGDYLIVGGELISRSDGQNTRAPWSDPDVLIVINDTAIACRKSNACEAWRSSDPASRVWSITAEGWQALLGIDGMRFDSRTNVHAGERTIIALSPKTLVDVDTGETFDLSSDDYTSVTATTDGWVAYNGSEYTILSPTGEKKDTFRAGSGWDPDKQFGATPSQEWPSSEQYRGHVEEGDLSWAEASVSYTGLGKDGCDVSISFDGTTIESRIESTGTNCMTYPSVYSPSEGGEVMMALLDSPFSPESARIMKAWTLADQREITFPGSNTEKSIFYLANPSLIIALDYQSGRVTAYAPGKG; from the coding sequence ATGACCGCCTCCCCATCGTCCCCAGCCGACCCGCCGGGCCCGTCGTCCCAGCCGTCCCCAACCAACTCGGGTGCGGCCGGGTCCGACGCCGACGCGGACCGCCTGGCCGCCTCCTCCCCCTCCACCCCGGCCGCCGAGCTGGCCCGCATCGCCGCCTCCCGACCCGACCTGCACCCCGCCCTGGCCACCAACCCCGCCACCTACCCCGACCTCGTCGACTGGCTGCGCACCTCCCCCGACCCCGCCGTCCAAACCGCCCTCACCCAGCGCACGGCCGCGCCCGCCCAACCAGAACCGACGCAAGCGGCACCGGCACAGGCGAAAGCACCCGCCAAAACGACAGACGCCCCCACGAACCCGTCAACGTCCACCGCGCCCGCACCGACCGCCAAGACGAAGCGAAAGACCAGGCTCCCGCGCCCCGCCGTCATCGCCGTCGTACTCGTGACCGTCCTCGTTCTAAGCAGCGCGGCCTGGGCCGGGATCCGCTTCTTGGGAGCGGGGAGCTCGCCTGTGTCCGGACCGGCCGAGAACGCGTCGAAGACCCCCTCGGCCGGCCCGACCACGAATGTGGCCGTGCCCGACGCCGCCTGGGCCGACGGCGCCCACGAGGCGTGGAGCCTCGACGCCGGGGAGAAGGAGAGGACCTCGATCACCGTCGTCGACGATCAACTCTTCGTCACCACATACACTCCGGAATCCACTCCCGCCTCGATGATCGCCTACTCCATCTCCGGCGCCGAGCCGGAGAAGCAGTGGGAGACCCAGATGCGCGACATGGAAGGATATCAGCGCGGCGTCTGGGGCGATTATCTTATCGTCGGCGGCGAACTCATCAGTCGCTCGGACGGCCAGAACACGCGTGCGCCGTGGTCCGATCCCGACGTCCTCATCGTCATCAATGACACGGCGATCGCCTGCCGCAAGTCGAACGCCTGCGAGGCCTGGAGGTCCTCCGACCCCGCCTCCCGGGTGTGGAGCATCACCGCCGAGGGCTGGCAGGCGCTCCTCGGCATCGACGGAATGAGATTCGACTCGCGCACGAACGTCCATGCCGGGGAGCGCACCATTATCGCCCTGTCCCCGAAGACGCTCGTGGACGTCGACACCGGGGAGACCTTCGACCTGAGTTCGGACGATTACACCTCCGTGACCGCCACCACCGATGGCTGGGTCGCTTACAACGGCAGTGAATACACGATCCTGTCCCCCACGGGCGAGAAGAAAGACACTTTCCGAGCCGGAAGCGGGTGGGATCCGGATAAACAGTTCGGGGCGACGCCGTCGCAGGAGTGGCCCTCCAGCGAGCAGTACCGCGGGCACGTCGAAGAGGGGGACCTCTCCTGGGCCGAGGCTTCCGTGAGCTACACCGGCCTGGGAAAGGACGGGTGCGACGTCAGCATCAGCTTCGACGGGACCACGATTGAGAGCAGGATCGAGTCGACGGGCACCAATTGCATGACATATCCCTCCGTCTACTCCCCCTCCGAGGGCGGGGAAGTCATGATGGCCCTGCTGGACTCGCCGTTCTCCCCCGAGTCCGCCCGTATTATGAAGGCCTGGACGCTCGCCGACCAGCGAGAAATCACCTTCCCCGGATCGAATACGGAGAAGAGCATCTTCTACCTCGCCAACCCCTCCCTCATAATCGCGTTGGACTACCAGAGCGGGCGGGTCACGGCGTACGCGCCGGGGAAGGGATGA
- the acnA gene encoding aconitate hydratase AcnA, with protein MSLDTFASRSTLSVAGTDYEIFRLEAVPGLGRLPYCLKVLAENLLRTEDGANVTADHVRALATWDPAAEPDTEIQFTPARVIMQDFTGVPCIVDLATMREAVADLGGDPAVINPLAPAEMVIDHSVQIDSFGLSSSLETNKEREYERNAERYQFLRWGQGALDNFRVVPPGTGIVHQVNIEYLARTVFTRQVVGPDGARTVQAYPDTCVGTDSHTTMVNGLGVLGWGVGGIEAEAAMLGQSVSMLIPRVVGFKLTGSIPAGATATDVVLTITQMLRAHGVVGKFVEFYGAGVAAVPLANRATIGNMSPEFGSTAAIFPIDEVTLDYLRLTGRDEAQVALVEAYTRAQGMWHDPGREPVYSEYLELDLSTVVPSIAGPKRPQDRIELSRSKESFEATLPAYAAQPHRPTPVTLADGTVTELDHGHVAIASITSCTNTSNPSVMVAAGLLARNAVARGLRSKPWVKTSTAPGSQVVTDYYAKAGLWPALDALGFNVVGYGCATCIGNSGPLPAEVSAAVADADLAVVSVLSGNRNFEGRINPDVKMNYLASPPLVIAYALAGTMDFDFATQPLGRDTQGRDVFLADIWPDPAEVQATIDATIDRQMYTRDYADVFAGDERWRGLPTPAGRTFAWDEASTYVRKAPFFEGMTMEPAPVGDIAGARVLALLGDSVTTDHISPAGAIKADSPAGRYLAAHGVARRDFNSYGSRRGNHEVMIRGTFANIRLRNLLLDGVEGGYTRNFLTGEQESIFDASQAYQAAGVPLVVLGGKEYGSGSSRDWAAKGTALLGVKAVIAESFERIHRSNLIGMGVVPLQFPAGESAASLGLEGTETFTVTGLTALNDGVTPRTVKVEAAKADGSVVSFDATVRIDTPGEADYFRNGGILQYVLRGLARGESA; from the coding sequence GTGAGCCTGGATACCTTCGCCTCCCGCAGCACCCTGAGCGTAGCCGGTACGGACTACGAGATCTTCCGCCTGGAGGCCGTCCCCGGCCTGGGGCGCCTGCCCTACTGCCTCAAGGTCCTGGCCGAGAACCTGCTGCGCACCGAGGACGGGGCCAACGTCACCGCCGACCACGTGCGCGCCCTGGCCACATGGGATCCCGCCGCCGAGCCGGACACCGAGATCCAGTTCACCCCTGCCCGCGTGATTATGCAGGACTTCACCGGCGTGCCCTGCATCGTGGACCTGGCCACCATGCGCGAGGCCGTGGCGGACCTGGGCGGCGACCCCGCGGTCATCAACCCCCTGGCGCCCGCTGAGATGGTGATCGACCACTCCGTGCAGATCGACTCCTTCGGCCTGTCCTCCTCCCTGGAGACCAACAAGGAGCGTGAGTACGAGCGCAACGCCGAGCGCTACCAGTTCCTGCGCTGGGGGCAGGGGGCGCTGGACAACTTCCGGGTGGTCCCCCCGGGCACCGGCATCGTCCACCAGGTCAATATCGAGTACCTGGCCCGTACCGTGTTCACCAGGCAGGTGGTCGGGCCCGACGGGGCGCGCACGGTCCAGGCCTACCCGGACACCTGCGTGGGGACCGACTCCCACACCACCATGGTCAACGGCCTGGGCGTGCTGGGCTGGGGCGTGGGGGGCATTGAGGCCGAGGCCGCCATGCTGGGGCAGAGCGTGTCCATGCTCATCCCGCGGGTGGTCGGCTTCAAGCTCACCGGCTCCATCCCGGCCGGGGCCACCGCCACCGACGTCGTGCTCACCATCACCCAGATGCTGCGCGCCCACGGGGTGGTGGGCAAGTTCGTGGAGTTCTACGGGGCGGGCGTGGCCGCCGTGCCGCTGGCCAACCGGGCCACCATCGGCAATATGAGCCCCGAGTTCGGCTCCACCGCCGCGATCTTCCCCATTGACGAGGTCACCCTGGACTACCTGCGCCTGACCGGCCGGGACGAGGCGCAGGTGGCGCTGGTGGAGGCCTACACCAGGGCGCAGGGCATGTGGCACGACCCGGGGCGCGAGCCGGTCTACTCCGAGTACCTGGAGCTGGACCTGTCCACCGTGGTGCCCTCCATCGCCGGGCCCAAGCGCCCCCAGGACCGTATTGAGCTCTCCCGCTCCAAGGAGTCCTTCGAGGCGACCCTGCCCGCCTACGCCGCCCAGCCCCACCGGCCCACCCCGGTGACCCTGGCCGACGGCACGGTCACCGAGCTCGACCACGGGCACGTGGCCATCGCCTCCATCACCTCGTGCACCAACACCTCCAACCCGTCGGTCATGGTGGCCGCCGGCCTGCTGGCCCGCAACGCGGTGGCCCGGGGGCTGAGGAGCAAGCCGTGGGTCAAGACCTCCACGGCGCCGGGCAGCCAGGTGGTCACCGACTACTACGCCAAGGCCGGGCTGTGGCCGGCCCTGGACGCGCTGGGCTTCAACGTGGTGGGCTACGGCTGCGCCACGTGCATCGGCAACTCCGGGCCGCTGCCCGCCGAGGTCAGCGCGGCCGTGGCCGACGCCGACCTGGCGGTGGTCTCGGTGCTCAGCGGCAACCGCAACTTCGAGGGGCGTATCAACCCCGACGTCAAGATGAACTACCTGGCCTCCCCGCCGCTGGTCATCGCCTACGCCCTGGCCGGGACCATGGACTTCGACTTCGCCACCCAGCCCCTGGGGCGCGATACGCAGGGCCGTGACGTCTTCCTGGCCGACATCTGGCCCGACCCCGCCGAGGTCCAGGCCACCATCGACGCCACCATCGACCGCCAGATGTACACCCGCGACTACGCCGACGTCTTCGCCGGCGACGAGCGGTGGCGCGGCCTGCCCACCCCGGCGGGGCGGACCTTCGCCTGGGACGAGGCGTCCACCTACGTGCGCAAGGCCCCCTTCTTCGAGGGGATGACCATGGAGCCGGCCCCGGTGGGCGACATCGCCGGAGCCCGCGTCCTGGCGCTCCTGGGCGACTCGGTGACCACCGACCACATCTCCCCGGCTGGCGCCATCAAGGCCGACTCCCCGGCGGGCCGCTACCTGGCCGCCCACGGGGTGGCCCGCCGCGACTTCAACTCCTACGGCTCGCGCCGCGGCAACCACGAGGTCATGATCCGCGGCACCTTCGCCAACATCAGGCTGCGCAACCTGCTGCTTGACGGCGTGGAGGGCGGGTACACCCGCAACTTCCTCACCGGTGAGCAGGAGTCCATCTTCGACGCCTCCCAGGCCTACCAGGCCGCGGGCGTCCCCCTGGTGGTGCTGGGCGGCAAGGAGTACGGGTCCGGCTCCTCACGTGACTGGGCGGCCAAGGGCACCGCGCTGCTGGGGGTCAAGGCGGTCATCGCCGAGTCCTTCGAGCGCATCCACCGCTCCAACCTCATTGGCATGGGCGTGGTCCCCCTCCAGTTCCCGGCCGGTGAGTCGGCCGCGAGCCTGGGCCTGGAGGGCACCGAGACCTTCACCGTCACGGGGCTGACGGCACTCAACGACGGCGTCACGCCCCGGACTGTGAAGGTGGAGGCGGCGAAGGCCGACGGGTCGGTCGTCTCCTTCGACGCGACCGTGCGCATCGACACCCCCGGCGAGGCCGACTACTTCCGCAACGGCGGCATTCTCCAGTACGTCCTGCGGGGTCTGGCGCGCGGCGAGTCGGCCTGA
- a CDS encoding DEAD/DEAH box helicase family protein, giving the protein MSALPTGPVEGKPLDRGTIVRYRQAREVRCMAHVSEYEINRYRIYAVKAAKRRVLESNQNGYVFACTGSGKTLTSFKLVQLLRDESRVDKVVFLIDRKDIDDQTVAECNSFEKDCAGMPTSTRVLVSQLKDDSARLVVTTIQKMATAVRAKKYENVTDVYRTKRSCDEQQ; this is encoded by the coding sequence GTGTCGGCGCTCCCCACCGGTCCGGTGGAGGGCAAGCCGCTAGACCGCGGCACCATCGTCAGGTACCGGCAAGCTAGGGAGGTGAGGTGCATGGCGCATGTGAGCGAGTACGAGATAAACCGCTACCGCATTTACGCGGTCAAGGCTGCCAAGAGGCGCGTGCTGGAGTCGAACCAAAACGGATACGTGTTCGCCTGCACCGGCTCGGGTAAGACCCTAACTTCGTTCAAGCTTGTCCAGCTGCTGCGCGACGAGTCGAGGGTGGATAAGGTCGTGTTCCTCATCGACCGCAAGGATATCGACGACCAGACGGTGGCTGAGTGCAACAGCTTCGAGAAGGACTGCGCAGGCATGCCCACCTCGACGCGCGTGCTCGTGAGCCAGCTCAAGGACGACTCGGCGCGGCTCGTCGTGACGACCATTCAGAAGATGGCGACCGCCGTACGCGCCAAAAAGTATGAGAACGTGACGGACGTCTACCGCACAAAAAGGTCGTGCGATGAGCAACAGTAA
- a CDS encoding class I SAM-dependent RNA methyltransferase, whose protein sequence is MTPTPSAAPARPRPCPQAPGGGGTAPELLELDAGAPAHGGFCVARKDDDPTGVVVLVRHCLPGERVRARVTARASRVWYAEAVEVLRASPDRVSPVWAEAGPGGVGGGELSHVALGAQRTWKRWVLADCLRRIGGGDVVQAVEALPGAAPGQAVAVEALPSELAAQASDDPRTRARAGTRTRTRVSLEVTAQGRAGMHGFRSGQVLEVRQLPLAVAPIQQLGLTQDRRWRHHYRPGARLTAVAPSTGEPLVVVGEEVLTARARPTGRRRVTEVVDATALGLGELRYHVHVGGFWQVHRDAPRVLTERVVRAVVEDHPTAAGGHPGPGALRADGLRVLELYSGSGLLTLPLAALGARVTCLEGSAQAVADARRNLHDHPDARLVTGAVTADSVTELGSSFGPGRGRGADVVVLDPPRRGAGRRVVEAVAALGPSRVVLVACDPAALARDLAAFLGLGFRLGDLAALDMFSHTHHLEAVAVLTR, encoded by the coding sequence ATGACCCCCACCCCGTCCGCCGCGCCCGCCCGCCCACGGCCCTGCCCCCAGGCCCCCGGCGGGGGCGGGACAGCCCCCGAGCTGCTGGAGCTGGACGCCGGTGCCCCCGCCCACGGAGGCTTCTGCGTGGCCCGCAAGGACGACGACCCCACGGGCGTGGTGGTCCTGGTCCGCCACTGCCTGCCCGGGGAGAGGGTCCGGGCCCGGGTAACCGCCAGGGCCTCCAGGGTCTGGTACGCCGAGGCCGTCGAGGTCCTCCGGGCCTCACCGGACCGGGTGAGCCCGGTGTGGGCGGAGGCTGGCCCGGGGGGCGTGGGCGGCGGCGAGCTCTCCCACGTGGCCCTGGGCGCCCAGCGCACCTGGAAGCGCTGGGTGCTGGCCGACTGCCTGCGGCGGATCGGGGGAGGCGACGTCGTCCAGGCCGTGGAGGCCCTGCCCGGGGCGGCCCCGGGGCAGGCCGTGGCCGTGGAGGCCCTGCCCTCCGAGCTGGCCGCGCAGGCCAGTGACGACCCCCGCACCCGGGCCCGGGCGGGCACCCGGACGCGCACGCGCGTGTCCCTGGAGGTCACCGCCCAGGGGCGGGCCGGTATGCACGGCTTCCGCTCCGGGCAGGTCCTGGAGGTCCGGCAGCTGCCCCTGGCGGTCGCGCCGATCCAGCAGCTGGGCCTGACCCAGGACCGGCGGTGGCGCCACCACTACCGTCCCGGTGCCCGCCTCACGGCGGTGGCACCCAGCACCGGCGAGCCCCTGGTCGTCGTCGGCGAGGAGGTCCTCACCGCCCGGGCCCGTCCCACCGGCCGGAGGCGGGTCACCGAGGTCGTGGACGCCACCGCCCTGGGGCTGGGCGAGCTGCGCTACCACGTCCACGTGGGCGGCTTCTGGCAGGTCCACCGGGACGCGCCCCGGGTCCTGACCGAGCGGGTGGTGCGGGCGGTGGTGGAGGACCACCCCACCGCGGCGGGCGGCCACCCGGGCCCCGGCGCCCTGAGGGCCGACGGGCTGCGGGTCCTGGAGCTGTACTCCGGCTCGGGGCTGCTGACCCTGCCGCTGGCCGCCCTGGGGGCCCGGGTGACCTGCCTGGAGGGATCCGCCCAGGCCGTGGCCGACGCCCGCAGGAACCTCCACGACCACCCCGACGCCCGCCTGGTGACCGGGGCCGTCACGGCGGACTCGGTCACCGAGCTGGGGAGCTCCTTCGGACCCGGCCGGGGGCGGGGGGCCGACGTCGTCGTCCTGGATCCCCCGCGGCGGGGGGCCGGGCGGCGGGTGGTGGAGGCCGTGGCCGCGCTGGGTCCCTCCCGGGTGGTCCTGGTGGCCTGCGACCCGGCCGCCCTGGCCCGGGACCTGGCCGCCTTCCTGGGCCTGGGGTTCAGGCTGGGGGACCTGGCCGCCCTGGACATGTTCTCCCACACCCACCACCTGGAGGCGGTCGCCGTCCTGACCCGGTAA